The proteins below come from a single Pseudarthrobacter sp. SSS035 genomic window:
- a CDS encoding protein NO VEIN domain-containing protein — protein MITSNPGADQMAIRSTPTAFQLQAALLAGRVLDTAGNSAESLLVSYDRLATGGLYRSQDLQAGHRLLERAGLVKTTPSNHIPTPELNEICQLPDDVAAELLLQELLLREPPLWLYAAVVDDEVRWENVPEADQNALAQLLADAARREAILLTLGRTLDAALLAERGSLGEEFVVQLCREHLQQRDRPDLAGTVRRVSLRSDQLGYDVTSPDTTGQRHRMEIKTTGKASTGRVEFFLSRNEATVAGRDPAWSLVAVSRDKDDNLDLIGWCPAVHLVAHLPRDISTQGRWTNVRLSIAITDFTPGLPLDNRSENGVR, from the coding sequence ATGATTACAAGCAATCCGGGGGCGGACCAGATGGCCATCCGCTCCACGCCCACAGCCTTTCAACTCCAGGCCGCCCTGCTTGCTGGTCGGGTACTGGACACTGCCGGCAATTCAGCCGAGTCGCTCCTGGTCAGCTATGACCGGTTGGCAACAGGCGGACTATATCGTTCCCAGGATTTGCAGGCCGGTCACCGGTTATTGGAACGTGCAGGCCTTGTTAAAACCACGCCTTCGAATCACATACCTACCCCCGAACTCAACGAAATCTGCCAGCTCCCCGACGATGTCGCCGCTGAGCTTTTATTGCAAGAACTCCTGCTGAGAGAGCCGCCTTTGTGGCTTTACGCAGCGGTAGTGGATGACGAGGTGCGTTGGGAAAATGTGCCAGAGGCCGATCAAAACGCCTTAGCTCAGCTCCTTGCCGATGCGGCCAGACGAGAAGCCATCTTACTTACCCTGGGACGGACCTTAGACGCAGCACTTCTCGCTGAAAGAGGGTCGTTGGGTGAAGAGTTCGTCGTGCAGTTATGCCGAGAACATCTTCAACAGCGGGATCGCCCAGACCTTGCGGGAACTGTACGTCGAGTCAGCCTCCGAAGTGACCAACTTGGCTACGACGTCACGAGTCCGGACACCACAGGTCAACGCCACCGTATGGAAATCAAAACAACGGGCAAGGCATCCACTGGACGCGTGGAGTTCTTTCTTTCCAGGAACGAAGCCACTGTCGCTGGGCGTGATCCTGCCTGGTCCCTGGTGGCCGTTAGCCGGGACAAGGACGACAATCTGGATCTAATAGGGTGGTGCCCAGCAGTTCATCTCGTAGCACACCTCCCCAGAGACATCTCGACTCAAGGACGCTGGACAAACGTGCGACTGAGTATTGCGATCACAGATTTTACCCCCGGGTTGCCCCTTGATAATCGGTCTGAGAACGGGGTCCGGTAG
- a CDS encoding DEAD/DEAH box helicase: protein MRISWQDELRALIEQTHAQRRLLQGSLANPEPLGAEEVQERLTGGRFTRELRPFQVRDLGQLLSLANGANFSVPGAGKTTVAYAVYEAERAAGRVQQMLVVAPLSAFDAWQTEVSACFGESELPVVAPFVETAPRGAEVVIVNYHRLGNRYEALARWVNERPTLVLLDEAHRMKRGWDGAFGSACLNIAFLAARRDILTGTPAPQSPQDLVALMDYLWPGQARKILPQDALSSPPPPDSGALIASAISPLFVRTRKSELGLQKPIMSVVEVELDPLQGQIYEALRDRYAGSLRVNMAERATFAKMGEIVIYLLEAATNPQLLAAGSGAEDDPSFRHPPLDVPPDSALWSLLQQYNQYETPAKFKQLAQMIADNAAQGRKTLVWSNFVRNLKALERMLAVHQPALIYGGIPSEFADPTAERTRESELARFRTDPNCSVLLANPAAMSEGVSLHQVCHDAIYLERSFNAGQYLQSIDRIHRLGLSPDQETRITFLLTRGTVDEVIDERIRGKAERLGEMLDDPDLSTMALPSDEDYGPAIDTVEDMAALFAHLRGEG from the coding sequence GTGAGAATCAGCTGGCAGGACGAGCTGAGGGCACTTATTGAGCAAACTCATGCGCAAAGAAGGCTGCTGCAGGGTTCACTTGCCAATCCTGAGCCCTTGGGAGCTGAGGAAGTTCAGGAGCGGCTAACTGGTGGCCGATTTACCCGAGAACTGCGCCCATTCCAGGTCCGGGACCTGGGCCAACTACTCTCACTAGCCAATGGGGCCAACTTTTCTGTACCGGGTGCAGGCAAGACCACCGTGGCCTACGCCGTTTATGAGGCTGAACGGGCTGCTGGCAGGGTGCAACAGATGCTGGTGGTGGCTCCACTGTCGGCTTTCGACGCCTGGCAGACTGAAGTTTCGGCGTGCTTTGGAGAATCTGAGCTGCCGGTCGTGGCCCCATTCGTCGAAACCGCCCCGCGTGGAGCGGAAGTGGTCATCGTTAACTATCACCGCCTTGGCAACCGCTATGAAGCGTTGGCTCGCTGGGTGAATGAAAGGCCCACCCTCGTCCTATTGGACGAAGCCCATCGGATGAAACGCGGCTGGGATGGAGCGTTCGGCAGCGCATGCCTGAATATTGCTTTCCTCGCCGCACGTCGTGACATCCTAACCGGAACGCCGGCACCTCAAAGCCCACAGGATTTGGTGGCTCTGATGGATTATCTATGGCCCGGACAAGCCCGCAAAATATTGCCGCAGGACGCCCTGTCCAGCCCCCCTCCTCCCGACTCCGGCGCACTAATCGCTTCTGCCATCTCCCCGTTGTTCGTCCGCACACGTAAGAGCGAACTGGGCCTGCAAAAGCCAATAATGAGCGTGGTCGAAGTGGAGCTCGATCCACTCCAGGGACAGATATATGAGGCGTTGCGAGACCGATACGCCGGTAGCCTACGGGTAAATATGGCGGAGCGCGCGACATTCGCCAAAATGGGCGAAATTGTCATCTATCTGCTTGAGGCGGCAACCAATCCCCAGCTTCTCGCCGCCGGATCCGGAGCGGAGGACGACCCAAGCTTCCGTCATCCCCCCTTGGACGTTCCACCCGACAGTGCACTGTGGAGCCTCCTCCAGCAGTACAACCAATACGAGACGCCAGCGAAGTTCAAACAACTCGCCCAGATGATCGCAGACAATGCAGCACAGGGGAGGAAGACGCTCGTATGGAGCAACTTCGTACGCAACCTGAAAGCACTGGAACGGATGCTGGCTGTGCATCAGCCAGCGCTCATTTACGGCGGCATTCCGTCGGAATTCGCGGATCCGACGGCGGAACGTACTCGGGAAAGCGAGCTCGCCCGCTTTCGCACAGACCCCAATTGCAGCGTGCTTCTGGCCAATCCTGCCGCCATGAGCGAAGGCGTGAGCCTTCATCAGGTCTGCCACGATGCTATCTATTTGGAACGTTCGTTCAATGCCGGACAGTATTTACAGAGTATTGACCGGATTCACAGGCTGGGGCTCAGTCCCGATCAGGAAACCCGGATCACATTCCTGCTCACTCGTGGAACTGTGGATGAAGTAATCGACGAGCGGATTAGAGGGAAAGCAGAGCGCCTCGGCGAGATGCTCGACGACCCCGACCTTAGCACCATGGCGCTGCCATCCGATGAGGATTACGGGCCGGCAATCGACACAGTTGAGGATATGGCTGCCCTCTTCGCACATCTCCGAGGGGAGGGATGA